In Rhinopithecus roxellana isolate Shanxi Qingling chromosome 4, ASM756505v1, whole genome shotgun sequence, a single genomic region encodes these proteins:
- the LY6G5C gene encoding lymphocyte antigen 6 complex locus protein G5c: MRFMAGPAGSQNLGPMCFHSSLQALYTVLLIVLVMMSLVFGKFVPVNWEPPQPLPFPKYLRCYRCLLETKELGCLLGSDICLTPAGSSCITLHIKNSSNSDVMVSDCRSKEQMSDCSNTRISPVSGFWIFSQCCFLDFCNDPQNRGHYIS; this comes from the exons ATGCGTTTTATGGCAGGCCCTGCAGGGAGCCAGAATCTGGGTCCCATGTGCTTCCACAGCAGCCTCCAAGCCCTGTACACCGTCCTCTTAATAGTGCTGGTTATGATGAGCTTGGTGTTTG GTAAGTTTGTTCCTGTCAATTGGGAACCCCCTCAACCACTTCCATTCCCCAAATACCTGCGCTGCTACCGATGCCTCTTGGAGACCAAGGAGTTAGGGTGCCTTCTGGGATCTGACATCTGCCTCACCCCGGCTGGCAGCAGCTGCATCACTCTCCACATAAAGAACA GCAGCAATTCTGATGTCATGGTGAGTGACTGCCGAAGTAAGGAGCAGATGAGTGATTGTTCAAATACCCGAATTTCTCCAGTGTCTGGCTTCTGGATATTCTCTCAATGCTGCTTCCTGGATTTCTGCAATGACCCTCAAAACAGAGGGCACTATATTTCTTAG
- the ABHD16A gene encoding phosphatidylserine lipase ABHD16A yields MSQLARRRSRYGLTSRAHNTSEAGRAGPAGGLAAGRAAAQARAMAKLLSCVLGPRLYKIYRERDSERAPASVPETPTAVTAPHSSSWDTYYQPRALEKHADSILALASVFWSISYYSSPFAFFYLYRKGYLSLSKVVPFSHYAGTLLLLLAGVACLRGIGRWTNPQYRQFITILEATHRNQSSENKRQLAKYNFDFRSWPVDFHWEEPSSRKESRGGPSRRGVALLRPEPLHRGTADTLLNRVKKLPCQIASYLVAHTLGRRMLYPGSVYLLQKALMPVLLQGQARLVEECNGRRAKLLACDGNEIDTMFVDRRGTAEPQGQKLVICCEGNAGFYEVGCISTPLEAGYSVLGWNHPGFAGSTGVPFPQNEANAMDVVVQFAIHRLGFQPQDIIIYAWSIGGFTATWAAMSYPDVSAVILDASFDDLVPLALKVMPDSWRGLVTRTVRQHLNLNNAEQLCRYLGPVLLIRRTKDEIITTTVPEDIMSNRGNDLLLKLLQHRYPRVMAEEGLQVVRQWLEASSQLEEASIYSRWEVEEDWCLSVLRSYQAEHGPDFPWSVGEDMSADGRRQLALFLARKHLHNFEATHCTPLPAQNFQMPWHL; encoded by the exons ATGTCGCAACTCGCCCGGAGGCGGAGCCGGTACGGGCTGACGTCAAGGGCACACAACACCTCAGAGGCAGGGAGGGCGGGGCCGGCAGGGGGACTTGCTGCTGGAAGAGCAGCGGCCCAAGCCAGGGCCATGGCGAAGCTGCTGAGCTGCGTCCTAGGCCCCCGGCTGTACAAAATCTACCGGGAGAGGGACTCTGAAAGGGCCCCGGCCAGCGTCCCTGAAACGCCAACGGCAGTCACTGCCCCCCATTCCAGCTCCTGG GATACGTACTATCAGCCCCGTGCCCTGGAGAAACATGCTGACAGCATCCTGGCACTG GCTTCAGTATTCTGGTCCATCTCTTATTACTCCTCTCCCTTCGCCTTCTTCTACTTGTACAGGAAAG GTTACTTGAGTTTGTCCAAAGTGGTGCCGTTTTCTCACTATGCTGGGACATTGCTGCTACTTCTGGCAGGCGTGGCCTGCCTCCGAG GCATTGGCCGCTGGACCAACCCCCAGTACCGGCAGTtcatcaccatcttggaagcaacgCATCGGAACCAGTCTTCAGAAAACAAG AGGCAGCTTGCCAAGTACAACTTTGACTTCCGGAGCTGGCCAGTCGACTTCCACTGGGAAGAACCCAGCAGCCG GAAGGAGTCTCGAGGGGGCCCTTCCCGCCGGGGTGTGGCCCTGCTTCGCCCAGAGCCCCTGCACCGGGGAACAGCAGACACCCTCCTCAACCGTGTGAAGAAGCTGCCTTGTCAGATCGCCAG CTACCTGGTGGCGCACACCCTGGGGCGCCGGATGCTGTATCCAGGCTCTGTGTACCTGCTCCAGAAGGCCCTCATGCCTGTGCTGCTGCAGGGCCAGGCCCGACTGGTGGAAGAG TGTAATGGGCGCCGGGCAAAGCTGCTGGCCTGTGATGGCAATGAGATTGACACCATGTTTGTGGACCGGCGGGGGACAGCTGAGCCCCAGGGACAGAAGCTG GTGATCTGCTGTGAGGGGAATGCTGGGTTTTACGAGGTGGGGTGCATCTCCACGCCCCTGGAAG CTGGATATTCAGTCCTGGGCTGGAATCATCCAGGCTTTGCTGGAAGCACG GGGGTGCCGTTCCCGCAGAATGAGGCCAATGCCATGGATGTGGTGGTCCAGTTTGCCATCCACCGCCTGGGCTTCCAGCCCCAGGACATCATCATCTATGCCTGGTCCATCGGTGGTTTCACTG CCACGTGGGCCGCCATGTCCTACCCAGATGTTAGTGCTGTGATCCTGGATGCCTCCTTTGATGACCTGGTGCCCTTGGCCTTGAAGGTCATGCCAGACAGCTGGA GGGGCCTGGTGACCAGGACCGTGAGGCAGCATCTCAATCTAAACAATGCAGAGCAGCTGTGCAG ATACCTGGGTCCTGTACTGCTGATCCGGAGAACCAAGGATGAGATCATCACTACCAC GGTTCCTGAGGACATCATGTCCAACCGAGGCAATGACCTCCTGCTGAAGCTCCTGCAGCATCG GTATCCCAGGGTGATGGCAGAGGAGGGTCTTCAAGTGGTGAGGCAGTGGTTGGAGGCCTCCTCACAGctggaggaag CCTCAATTTACAGCCGATGGGAGGTGGAAGAGGACTGGTGTCTGTCTGTCCTCCGCTCCTACCAGGCAGAACATGGGCCTGACTTCCCTTGGAGCGTGG GGGAGGACATGAGTGCAGATGGACGGCGGCAGCTGGCTTTGTTTCTG GCTCGGAAGCATCTGCACAACTTTGAGGCCACTCACTGcaccccactcccagcccagaACTTCCAGATGCCCTGGCACCTCTAG
- the LOC104678143 gene encoding lymphocyte antigen 6 complex locus protein G6f isoform X1: MAVLFLLLFLCGTPQAADNIQAIYVALGESMELPCPSPPTLHGDEHLSWFRSPAAGSFTTLVAQVQVGRPAPDPGKPGRESRLRLLGNYSLWLEGSKEDDAGRYWCAVLGQHHNYQNWRVYDVLVLKGSQLSARAADGSPCNVLLCSVVPSRRMDSVTWQEGKGPVRGRVQSFWGSEAALLLVCPGEGLSEHRSRRPRIIRCLMTHNKGVSFSLAASMDASPALCTPSMGWDMPWILMLLLTIGQGVIILALSIVLWRQRVCGTPGRAASIPQFKPEIQVYENIHLARLGPPAHKTR, encoded by the exons ATGGCAGTCTTATTCCTCCTCCTGTTCCTATGTGGAACTCCCCAGGCTGCAG ACAACATCCAGGCCATCTATGTGGCCTTGGGGGAGTCAATGGAACTGCCATGTCCCTCACCACCCACTCTACATGGGGACGAACACCTGTCATGGTTCCGCAGCCCTGCAGCAGGCTCCTTCACCACCCTGGTAGCCCAAGTCCAAGTGGGCAGGCCAGCCCCAGACCCTGGAAAACCAGGAAGGGAATCCAGGCTCCGACTGCTGGGGAACTATTCTTTGTGGCTGGAGGGATCCAAGGAGGACGATGCCGGGCGGTACTGGTGCGCTGTGCTAGGTCAGCACCACAACTACCAGAACTGGAGGGTGTACGACGTCTTGGTGCTCAAAG GATCCCAGTTATCTGCAAGGGCTGCAGATGGATCCCCCTGCAATGTCCTCCTGTGCTCTGTGGTCCCCAGCAGACGCATGGACTCTGTGACctggcaggaagggaagggtcCCGTGAGGGGCCGTGTTCAGTCCTTCTGGGGCAGTGAGGCTGCCCTGCTCTTGGTGTGTCCTGGGGAGGGGCTTTCTGAGCACAGGAGCCGAAGACCAAGAATCATCCGCTGCCTCATGACTCACAACAAAGGGGTCAGCTTTAGCCTGGCAG CCTCCATGGATGCTTCTCCTGCCCTCTGTACCCCTTCCATGGGCTGGGACATGCCTTGGATTCTGATGCTGCTGCTCACAATAGGCCAGGGAGTCATCATCCTGGCCCTCAGCATTGTGCTCTGGAGGCAGAGGGTCTGTGGGACTCCAGGCAGAG CTGCCTCGATTCCTCAGTTCAAACCCGAAATCCAGGTCTATGAGAACATCCATTTGGCCCGTCTCGG CCCACCTGCCCACAAGACCAGGTGA
- the LOC104678143 gene encoding lymphocyte antigen 6 complex locus protein G6f isoform X2 produces MELPCPSPPTLHGDEHLSWFRSPAAGSFTTLVAQVQVGRPAPDPGKPGRESRLRLLGNYSLWLEGSKEDDAGRYWCAVLGQHHNYQNWRVYDVLVLKGSQLSARAADGSPCNVLLCSVVPSRRMDSVTWQEGKGPVRGRVQSFWGSEAALLLVCPGEGLSEHRSRRPRIIRCLMTHNKGVSFSLAASMDASPALCTPSMGWDMPWILMLLLTIGQGVIILALSIVLWRQRVCGTPGRAASIPQFKPEIQVYENIHLARLGPPAHKTR; encoded by the exons ATGGAACTGCCATGTCCCTCACCACCCACTCTACATGGGGACGAACACCTGTCATGGTTCCGCAGCCCTGCAGCAGGCTCCTTCACCACCCTGGTAGCCCAAGTCCAAGTGGGCAGGCCAGCCCCAGACCCTGGAAAACCAGGAAGGGAATCCAGGCTCCGACTGCTGGGGAACTATTCTTTGTGGCTGGAGGGATCCAAGGAGGACGATGCCGGGCGGTACTGGTGCGCTGTGCTAGGTCAGCACCACAACTACCAGAACTGGAGGGTGTACGACGTCTTGGTGCTCAAAG GATCCCAGTTATCTGCAAGGGCTGCAGATGGATCCCCCTGCAATGTCCTCCTGTGCTCTGTGGTCCCCAGCAGACGCATGGACTCTGTGACctggcaggaagggaagggtcCCGTGAGGGGCCGTGTTCAGTCCTTCTGGGGCAGTGAGGCTGCCCTGCTCTTGGTGTGTCCTGGGGAGGGGCTTTCTGAGCACAGGAGCCGAAGACCAAGAATCATCCGCTGCCTCATGACTCACAACAAAGGGGTCAGCTTTAGCCTGGCAG CCTCCATGGATGCTTCTCCTGCCCTCTGTACCCCTTCCATGGGCTGGGACATGCCTTGGATTCTGATGCTGCTGCTCACAATAGGCCAGGGAGTCATCATCCTGGCCCTCAGCATTGTGCTCTGGAGGCAGAGGGTCTGTGGGACTCCAGGCAGAG CTGCCTCGATTCCTCAGTTCAAACCCGAAATCCAGGTCTATGAGAACATCCATTTGGCCCGTCTCGG CCCACCTGCCCACAAGACCAGGTGA
- the LOC104678144 gene encoding LOW QUALITY PROTEIN: lymphocyte antigen 6G6e-like (The sequence of the model RefSeq protein was modified relative to this genomic sequence to represent the inferred CDS: substituted 1 base at 1 genomic stop codon) produces MFQLYKSRDLRTHITSPQFLTLRLAMGTSSIFLCVLFLCGALDLTMSPARGRLRCYTCSLAKPCYPVPTKCQDDEACSISTGTSGLCEIIERKGCLPRAQCPLPSHATYWLRSYILRHHCCXQDLCNMAASPQQLTSLLVSLPLLVASFARRGHLLH; encoded by the exons ATGTTCCAACTTTACAAATCCCGGGATCTCAGGACGCACATCACCTCTCCCCAATTCCTGACCCTGCGTTTGGCCATGGGCACCTCCAGCATCTTCCTCTGTGTCCTGTTCCTCTGTGGTGCACTGG ATCTCACCATGTCCCCTGCCCGGGGAAGGCTCCGCTGTTACACCTGCAGCTTGGCCAAACCCTGCTACCCTGTTCCCACCAAGTGTCAGGACGATGAAGCTTGCAGCATAAGTACTGGCACCTCAGGACTCTG TGAGATCATCGAGCGAAAAGGCTGCCTCCCAAGGGCCCAGTGCCCTCTGCCGAGCCATGCCACCTACTGGCTGCGCTCCTACATTCTGCGGCACCACTGCTGCTAGCAGGACCTGTGCAACATGGCCGCTTCCCCACAGCAGCTCACCAGCCTCCTTGTCTCCCTGCCCCTCCTTGTGGCCAGTTTCGCCAGGAGAGGACACCTCCTCCACTAG
- the LY6G6D gene encoding lymphocyte antigen 6 complex locus protein G6d — protein sequence MKPQFVGILLSSLLGAALGNRMRCYNCGGSPSSSCKEAVTTCGEGRPQPGLEQIKLPGNPPVTLIHQHPACVAAHHCNQVETESVGDVTYPAHRNCYLGDLCNSAVASHVAPACILAAAATALTCLLPGLWSR from the exons ATGAAACCCCAGTTTGTTGGGATCTTGCTCAGCTCCCTGCTAGGGGCTGCCTTGG GAAACCGAATGCGGTGCTACAACTGTGGTGGAAGCCCCAGCAGTTCTTGCAAAGAAGCCGTGACCACCTGTGGTGAGGGCAGACCCCAGCCAGGCCTGGAACAGATCAAGCTACCTGGAAACC cccCAGTGACCTTGATTCACCAACATCCAGCCTGCGTCGCAGCCCATCATTGCAATCAAGTGGAGACAGAGTCGGTGGGAGACGTGACTTATCCAGCCCACAGGAACTGCTACCTGGGAGACCTGTGCAACAGCGCCGTGGCAAGCCACGTGGCCCCTGCATGCATTTTGGCTGCAGCAGCTACCGCCCTGACCTGTCTCTTACCAGGACTGTGGAGCAGATAG